A part of Botrytis cinerea B05.10 chromosome 2, complete sequence genomic DNA contains:
- the Bcmif2 gene encoding Bcmif2: MAPEQSASPPGRRRTGANRENQYLFNLGVKGRKTGVELPDTGIRDANGLEPMDDLFSPDKPESVKTGRSANGPRRNALEDATISSEEDMDMDGENTAPEPTEVLNQRRQDARMALPIPRSRSPLKTHLQSPARRHPSFGISSPAKEASSEADNTGPVRRKLDFSAEDVAVETKQATSAPNGRGKPGRPALGSLTNGTRLSPGRRPPQTLNQSSDGMENQDESALEFEDDSNQYNAPDDDDDDAAVDALEGNSDLVEEYEEQEEEEEIEQEDEPEPQPSPPRKVASKNKGKGKVIEEPEPEEVPEPEQPAPKRRGRKPKNTARIEPVEEEREEIKERPTKKARRSAEAVEAPEATKKKPGRPGRPSNATKSTTVPKAAAKPKGRPKMAPILEAGSPLVHRGPPIPRKNGLYILRRETTLGGTGMLRTRSGRNSMKPLAFWKGEHVEYDDGGAVPDGTHGAKILLPSIKEVVRVDEVEQEKRSRSKYQKSSKSKSKKRAREELEEDSETEEWESQPGRVEGSVRIWDPEDQVGENAAEKVEEVAFSSAAIKTRDIPNASFKFAKTLTLPFFGSGMVDLEPGAVKKPKNSRKMQMVFFVFYGRVEVSVNETTFRIGKGGMWQVPRGNFYSITNDYDKPARIFFAQGCELGDSEGGAAPPASQ, translated from the exons ATGGCGCCCGAACAATCCGCATCACCGCCAGGAAGGCGGAGAACAGGTGCAAATAGGgagaatcaatatttgttCAACTTAGGAGTCAAGGGAAG GAAAACTGGTGTTGAACTACCGGATACTGGAATTCGCGATGCAAATGGCTTGGAGCCAATGGACGATTTATTCTCTCCCGATAAACCCGAAAGTGTTAAGACAGGCAGAAGCGCAAATGGACCGCGGAGAAACGCGCTGGAAGACGCGACAATATCTAGTGAggaggatatggatatggatggagaaa ATACAGCCCCAGAACCTACTGAAGTCTTGAATCAACGAAGACAAGATGCGCGAATGGCTCTGCCTATACCTAGATCTAGGTCGCCTTTAAAAACACACCTACAGTCGCCAGCCCGCAGGCATCCATCATTCGGCATATCTTCCCCCGCCAAAGAAGCATCTAGTGAAGCCGATAATACGGGCCCTGTCCGACGAAAGTTGGATTTCTCAGCCGAAGACGTGGCAGTCGAAACGAAACAGGCAACGAGTGCTCCAAATGGACGAGGAAAACCAGGACGCCCAGCACTAGGCAGTCTTACGAATGGCACTAGACTTTCACCTGGCAGACGTCCTCCGCAAACGTTGAACCAGAGTAGCGATGGTATGGAGAATCAAGATGAGAGTGCATTAGAGTTCGAGGATgattcaaatcaatacaaCGCTCcggatgacgatgatgatgatgctgctgTCGATGCGCTCGAGGGAAACTCAGACTTGGTAGAAGAGTATGAGGaacaagaagaggaagaggagatcgAACAGGAGGACGAGCCAGAACCGCAACCTTCCCCGCCCAGAAAGGTGGCAAGTAAGAATAAAGGGAAAGGTAAAGTAATTGAggagccagagccagaggAAGTACCGGAACCAGAGCAGCCCGCGCCAAAGCGTAGAGGCAGGAAACCGAAGAATACAGCTCGAATCGAACCtgtggaggaagaaagagaggaaattaaagaaagacCTACAAAAAAAGCACGACGATCCGCAGAAGCTGTCGAAGCACCCGAAGCAACAAAGAAAAAACCTGGAAGACCTGGAAGACCGAGCAATGCCACAAAATCTACCACTGTACCTAAAGCAGCGGCGAAACCAAAAGGTCGACCAAAGATGGCCCCAATACTTGAGGCGGGCTCGCCTCTAGTTCACCGTGGTCCCCCTATTCCTAGAAAAAATGGCCTCTATATTCTTCGACGCGAGACGACACTGGGTGGCACTGGTATGCTGCGAACAAGATCTGGCCGAAACTCAATGAAGCCTCTTGCGTTCTGGAAGGGTGAACACGTCGAATATGACGATGGCGGGGCGGTGCCAGATGGAACTCACGGTGCAAAGATTCTATTGCCTAGCATCAAGGAGGTTGTCCGTGTAGATGAAGTAGAGCAAGAAAAGCGCTCGAGatcgaaatatcaaaaatccaGCAAAAGCAAATCGAAGAAAAGGGCGCGagaggaattggaagaagattcgGAAACAGAGGAATGGGAATCCCAACCTGGTCGGGTTGAGGGTTCAGTACGAATATGGGACCCGGAAGATCAAGTTGGAGAAAATGCTGCAGAGAAAGTGGAAGAGGTCGCTTTTTCGTCAGCTGCAATTAAGACTCGTGATATTCCAAATGCTTCGTTCAAATTTGCTAAAACTCTCACGTTGCCCTTTTTCGGCTCAGGTATGGTCGACCTCGAACCTGGCGCTGTCAAGAAACCGAAAAATTCGAGAAAAATGCAGATGGTGTTTTTCGTATTCTATGGCAGAGTTGAAGTTTCGGTCAACGAAACCACTTTCAGAATTGGCAAAGGTGGAATGTGGCAAGTTCCTCGAG GAAACTTTTATAGCATCACAAACGATTATGACAAGCCAGCGAGAATATTTTTCGCTCAAGGCTGTGAACTTGGAGATTCGGAAGGCGGCGCAGCTCCACCTGCAAGTCAATAA
- the Bcrnh201 gene encoding Bcrnh201 — protein MADSQMEVDVALETPASDVFIAPSINQSLLLSGASYQHYSDVPPSLLPLPNTDTSKPDAPPAPGPPCALGIDEAGRGPVLGPMVYGLFYLPLPLSDPLLRNTHHFDDSKVLTPTVRSELMEKLCTPGSDLYTQCGWAVDVMSARDIGANMMKPATYNLNAQAMDSTIALIQGVMDKGVNVKEIYIDALGNTVTYQKKLERIFPTAQITVAKKADSLYPCVSAASVCAKVTRDAALESLYESYMNKDGDQKMGGTEEDSWGSGYPSDARATTWLKRNMDPIFGWGSECRFSWGTTKDMLDLKGIAAKVDWPIEEDDETSRLTDFFSADKDKDTDELGSWFGSSVGTEIF, from the coding sequence ATGGCAGACTCCCAGATGGAAGTAGATGTTGCTCTCGAGACCCCCGCATCCGACGTATTCATAGCCCCCTCGATAAATCAATCTTTACTACTGTCCGGTGCTTCATATCAACATTATTCAGATGTTCCTCCGTCGCTTCTTCCTCTACCCAACACCGACACTTCGAAACCTGATGCGCCTCCAGCCCCTGGTCCACCATGTGCTCTAGGAATTGATGAAGCTGGGCGCGGTCCTGTTCTTGGTCCTATGGTATACGGACTATTTTATTTACCACTACCTCTCTCCGATCCATTGCTACGAAATACACATCACTTCGATGATAGTAAAGTCCTTACACCGACCGTTCGATCCGAGCTTATGGAGAAGCTTTGCACGCCAGGTTCAGATCTGTATACGCAATGCGGTTGGGCGGTCGACGTTATGTCGGCGAGAGATATTGGTGCCAACATGATGAAACCGGCAACATACAATTTGAATGCCCAAGCTATGGATTCCACCATCGCATTGATTCAGGGAGTCATGGATAAAGGTGTCAATGTGAAGGAAATTTACATCGATGCCTTGGGAAATACAGTTACATAtcagaagaaattggaacgGATCTTCCCTACAGCTCAAATCACAGTTGCGAAAAAGGCGGATAGTTTGTATCCATGTGTGAGTGCGGCAAGTGTATGTGCAAAGGTTACTAGAGATGCTGCTCTCGAGTCACTGTATGAAAGCTACATGAATAAAGACGGGGATCAGAAGATGGGCGGAACGGAAGAGGACAGTTGGGGTTCGGGATATCCATCTGACGCTAGAGCAACTACATGGCTAAAACGCAACATGGATCCTATATTTGGATGGGGTAGTGAATGCCGTTTTAGTTGGGGGACGACGAAGGACATGTTAGATCTCAAAGGTATTGCGGCGAAAGTCGATTGGCCaattgaggaggatgatgagaCCAGTAGGTTGACGGATTTCTTCAGTGCGGATAAAGATAAGGATACGGATGAGCTTGGGTCATGGTTTGGAAGCTCAGTAGGAACGGAAATCTTTTAG
- the Bcnic96 gene encoding Bcnic96 — MSLFGNTNQNKPSLFGAPQTTGASTGASTGGLFGGLGTTATSQAPSTGGMFGGMGATSQPQSTGGLFGATTSQPQSTGGLFGGTTTSQPQSTGGLFGGTTTSQPQSTGGLFGAAKPQQQSGTGSGGLFGGLGATPAATQPQQTGGLFGATTQPQTTNNTTGGLFGNSLAQPQQQPQQSTGGLFGNTTTQPNPSGSMFGPTPQIQPLSQSRQQNGTSGAYFDAILEKSRKRAHDEDSLGLQLGLGDIRQRMKRLAPSTQDGSVDGRAHYLLAASGVDPGAALRDLNLFTAATGRLDRTAPVEAPIDADVEAYLTRLETQTTMSMISEGLARSVRDFDDFLEENVAMEWSAQRKRIYEHFGIKPRREQTTGPSVSFAATATEPMGGFGRSRRGKGLAPGASKGPGIPRASVFGKSSMQRSVIGAITPGGTANRTLFTDIEKADTNGSAPGPSDRFIREKQARYIEKVQNLNGARLKNLHYPIANEFSAVVAQGSEQHSADVYRAYRCLMEIVGEDPDPDRLQLPGAVKQRQFAAAYLDDNTNSAQAADLKKRILSGSLRFLEKEFFENVETIVAKNPREALVGGKPSPLTKIQGYVRLRSARKDLATDISALQIVNDDYVWAVVFYLLRSGHVEEANAYVQENREAFRVIDRSFMFYIAEYANSPDRKLGHDLQNRIQSEYSQRNRISPEGSIDPFRMACYKIIGRCELHVRALDQNIVQNQDDFVWIQFVLAREANRVDEIASDAYGLANVQKTFKDIGARMFSKGNENSGPFSVYFVLLVLSGLFEDAIDLLYRHSISDCVHFATALDFYGLLRVSDPDVAEGGFLSYTIRQQPQIAFGLMMGFYTAEFRAANVSAAVDYLTLICLNSDLKGDAGSKQVALCHEALQELILESREFALLLGDIRQDGKRLKGVIEERLELINLSSADDFMRTVTIQAGSVADDNGRTTDAVLLYHLAEEYDNVVTILNRALSEAIAVPVGHSPLRLQPLKPRPGDKSGREAHTSLSLTSIDDPFELATIMTKLYSNNRMYLNKIKQENRAACEALLNICRAKEFVENRQWAEALDVVQNLDILPLSAEGNPSAVRSYATKFSSLSQEVANTIPSLLTWTVLCCNNQRTSLMNAQYGGNEGTRRLMINQLRQQNMDLTTYTSQLRYRFPASLHEALARAQSE, encoded by the exons ATGTCGCTCTTCGGGAACACGAATCAAAACAAGCCGTCGCTCTTTGGTGCACCGCAGACCACAGGAGCGTCTACAGGTGCTAGCACGGGAGGTCTTTTTGGTGGATTGGGAACGACTGCGACTAGCCAGGCTCCATCAACGGGAGGAATGTTCGGTGGAATGGGTGCTACAAGCCAACCCCAATCGACTGGCGGTCTTTTTGGAGCAACTACAAGCCAACCTCAATCAACCGGAGGCCTTTTTGGAGGAACGACTACAAGCCAACCTCAATCAACCGGAGGCCTTTTTGGCGGAACAACTACAAGCCAACCTCAATCGACTGGCGGTCTTTTTGGAGCAGCCAAACCTCAACAACAATCAGGGACAGGATCCGGTGGTTTATTTGGAGGACTTGGAGCAACTCCAGCAGCAACCCAACCACAACAAACAGGCGGTCTTTTTGGTGCGACTACACAACCCCAAACTACAAACAACACAACTGGAGGTCTCTTTGGTAATTCTTTGGCACAACCACAACAGCAGCCGCAACAAAGTACTGGTGGGCTTTTTGGAAACACAACTACACAACCCAACCCTTCAGGATCAATGTTCGGTCCTACTCCACAAATCCAGCCTCTCTCGCAATCTCGACAACAAAATGGAACCAGCGGTGCCTATTTTGATGCTATATTGGAGAAGAGTCGTAAGAGGGCACACGATGAGGATTCCTTGGGCTTACAATTAGGTTTGGGGGATATTCGACAGCGCATGAAGAGGCTGGCTCCTAGTACCCAAGATGGCTCTGTCGATGGAAGAGCTCATTACCTATTGGCAGCTTCTGGCGTGGACCCAGGCGCTGCGCTCAGAGATTTGAATCTATTCACCGCTGCCACAGGAAGACTTGATAGGACAGCACCTGTAGAAGCACCCATTGATGCGGATGTCGAAGCATACCTTACACGTCTGGAAACCCAAACCACAATGAGCATGATATCTGAAGGGTTGGCACGATCCGTTCGAGATTTCGATGATTTCCTCGAGGAGAATGTTGCTATGGAATGGAGTGCACAGCGCAAGAGAATATATGAACATTTTGGAATTAAGCCCAGAAGAGAACAAACAACAGGGCCATCAGTGAGCTTTGCAGCTACAGCTACAGAACCTATGGGCGGTTTTGGTCGATCAAGACGCGGCAAAGGACTCGCTCCTGGAGCATCTAAAGGGCCTGGAATCCCGCGGGCTAGCGTTTTTGGAAAATCAAGCATGCAGAGATCTGTTATAGGAGCTATTACTCCAGGAGGAACCGCAAACCGCACACTTTTTACTGATATAGAGAAAGCAGATACGAATGGGTCAGCACCAGGTCCAAGTGACCGATTCATTCGCGAGAAGCAGGCTCGATATATCGAGAAAGTCCAGAACCTAAATGGTGCTAGACTAAAGAACCTTCACTACCCAATTGCGAACGAATTCTCAGCTGTTGTAGCCCAAGGTAGCGAACAGCACTCTGCAGATGTTTACAGGGCATACAGATGCTTGATGGAAATCGTTGGTGAAGATCCTGACCCGGACAGACTACAACTCCCTGGCGCGGTCAAACAGAGACAGTTTGCAGCCGCATACCTGGATGACAATACAAACTCAGCTCAAGCGGCCGATTTGAAAAAGCGGATACTCAGTGGATCACTTCGATTTCTTGAAAAGGAGTTTTTCGAGAATGTAGAAACTATTGTTGCCAAAAACCCCAGGGAAGCACTTGTGGGTGGTAAGCCTAGTCCTCTCACAAAGATCCAGGGTTATGTTCGTCTACGCTCAGCTCGTAAAGACCTTGCTACAGACATCTCCGCTCTACAAATTGTTAATGACGATTACGTCTGGGCAGTAGTCTTTTATCTTCTGAGATCTGGCCACGTTGAGGAAGCCAATGCTTATGTCCAAGAGAACAGGGAAGCATTCCGGGTAATTGACCGCAGCTTCATGTTTTACATCGCAGAATATGCCAATAGCCCAGACAGAAAATTAGGACATGACCTTCAAAATCGCATTCAAAGCGAATACAGTCAGCGAAATCGAATTTCCCCTGAGGGTTCTATAGATCCTTTCAGAATGGCATGCTACAAGATAATTGGTCGCTGCGAACTCCACGTTCGCGCTCTGGATCAAAACATTGTCCAAAACCAGGATGACTTTGTCTGGATACAGTTTGTCCTTGCGCGCGAAGCCAACCGAGTCGATGAAATTGCCAGCGATGCATATGGACTCGCAAATGTACAAAAGACATTCAAAGATATTGGCGCCCGGATGTTTTCCaagggaaatgaaaatagtgGACCATTTAGTGTGTACTTTGTGCTGTTGGTACTTTCAGGCCTATTCGAAGACGCAATCGACCTTCTTTATCGCCATAGTATTTCTGATTGTGTTCATTTCGCCACGGCACTTGACTTTTACGGCCTGCTTCGAGTCTCAGATCCAGATGTTGCAGAGGGTGGATTCTTAAGTTACACAATAAGACAACAACCTCAGATAGCATTTGGATTAATGATGGGATTTTACACTGCAGAATTTAGAGCTGCAAATGTCAGCGCTGCCGTGGATTATCTCACCTTGATCTGCCTTAATAGTGACCTCAAAGGCGATGCTGGCTCAAAACAAGTCGCATTGTGCCACGAAGCTCTCCAAGAGCTGATTTTGGAAAGCAGAGAATTTGCTTTGTTGCTTGGAGATATCAGACAAGACGGAAAGCGCCTAAAGGGAGTTATCGAAGAACGCCTGGAACTCATCAATCTCAGCAGCGCTGATGATTTCATGAGAACAGTGACGATACAGGCAGGAAGTGTCGCGGATGACAATGGGCGAACCACTGATGCAGTCCTACTTTATCATTTAGCAGAAGAGTATGACAACGTCGTTACTATCCTTAACAGAGCCCTTAGCGAAGCTATTGCCGTGCCTGTAGGCCATAGCCCGTTGCGATTACAACCACTCAAGCCAAGGCCTGGAGACAAATCCGGAAGAGAGGCCCATACCAGTCTCAGTCTTACCTCAATTGATGATCCTTTCGAATTGGCTACCATCATGACGAAGCTCTACTCAAATAATCGCATGTATCTCAACAAGATCAAGCAAGAAAACCGCGCAGCTTGTGAGGCTTTGTTAAATATCTGCCGTGCTAAGgaatttgttgaaaataGACAATGGGCTGAAGCATTAGAT GTTGTGCAGAATCTTGACATTCTTCCCTTGAGCGCCGAGGGCAACCCAAGTGCAGTACGAAGTTATGCCACCAAATTTTCATCACTCTCCCAAGAGGTCGCAAACACTATCCCTAGTCTTTTGACATGGACAGTCTTGTGTTGCAACAACCAAAGAACTTCCCTCATGAATGCCCAATACGGAGGTAATGAGGGTACCAGACGACTGATGATTAATCAATTGAGACAACAAAACATGGACTTAACGACTTATACCAGTCAATTAAGATACAGATTCCCTGCGTCTCTTCATGAAGCTCTTGCGAGGGCTCAATCGGAGTAA
- the Bcrpt6 gene encoding Bcrpt6 encodes MALDSFFHNKIESMKLEIIQGQAVLRRLEAQRNDYNSRVRLLREELGLLQQPGSYVGEVVKVMGTKKVLVKVHPEGKYVVDIADSVDISKLTVGKRVTLLSDSYKLEKMLPSSVDPLVSLMMVEKVPDSTYDMIGGLDQQVKEIKEVIELGLKHPELFESLGIAQPKGVLLYGPPGTGKTLLARAVAHHTDCRFIRVSGSELVQKYIGEGSRMVRELFVMAREHAPSIIFMDEIDSIGSSRVEGSSGGDSEVQRTMLELLNQLDGFEPTKGIKVIMATNRLDILDPALLRPGRIDRKIEFPPPTVEARADILRIHSRSMNLTRGINLTKIAEKMNGCSGAELKGVCTEAGMYALRERRVHVTQEDFDLATAKVLNKHDDKEVSLGKLWK; translated from the exons ATGGCGTTGGATAGCTTCTTTCACAATAAGATTGAGAGCATGAAGCTCGAAATCATTCAAGGTCAAGCGGTTCTACGAAGATTAGAAGCGCAACGCAATGACTACAACTCAAGAG TGCGACTTCTACGAGAGGAGCTCGGCTTACTACAACAGCCGGGATCCTATGTTGGTGAGGTGGTAAAGGTTATGGGCACAAAGAAGGTGTTGGTCAAGGTGCACCCAGAAGGCAAATATG TCGTCGATATCGCGGATAGTGTCGACATCTCAAAACTTACCGTTGGAAAGAGGGTTACCCTTCTATCGGATTCCTACAAACTCGAAAAGATGCTCCCATCATCCGTCGATCCTCTCGTTTCCCTCATGATGGTCGAAAAGGTTCCAGATAGTACGTACGATATGATTGGTGGTTTAGATCAACAAGTAAAGGAAATCAAGGAGGTCATTGAGCTTGGTCTTAAGCATCCCGAACTTTTCGAATCTCTTGGTATAGCACAACCTAAAGGTGTTCTTCTTTACGGACCCCCAGGAACAGGAAAGACTTTGTTGGCAAGAGCTGTCGCACATCACACCGACTGTAGATTCATTCGAGTTTCTGGTTCTGAACTGgttcaaaaatatattggtGAGGGTTCAAGAATGGTCAGAGAGCTATTCGTCATGGCAAGAGAGCACGCTccttccatcatcttcatggACGAAATCGATTCTATTGGATCTTCGCGTGTGGAAGGATCTTCAGGTGGTGATTCTGAAGTCCAAAGAACTATGTTGGAACTACTGAATCAATTGGATGGTTTCGAGCCAACCAAGGGAATTAAGGTCATCATGGCTACCAATCGTCTAGACATTTTGGATCCGGCACTTTTACGACCAGGACGTATCGATAGAAAGATCGAATTTCCACCTCCAACTGTTGAGGCTAGAGCCGATATTTTACGAATTCACAGCCGCAGCATGAACCTGACTCGTGGTATCAACTTGACGAAGATTGCAGAGAAGATGAACGGATGTTCAGGAGCTGAGTTGAAGGGTGTTTGCACGGAAGCTGGAATGTACGCCTTGAGAGAACGCAGAGTTCATGTCACTCAAGAGGATTTCGATTTGGCGACAGCGAAGGTATTGAACAAGCATGACGACAAGGAAGTCAGTTTGGGCAAGTTATGGAAGTAG
- the Bcvnx1 gene encoding Bcvnx1, with protein MSRTPGEPSGSGKDAQDSTPIPSGMSTPTSPTDTRHPLSRSISQQNDGLAESFQSTDTIRRRPDNAGGYGTIQSTPQTPQLGDGHRNSESSMTGERPQPVSLESSRSFQPARSPMLGPTDRGRAGQRPKKPPLPRRASSNVQAPHRGQEFSVDDDVAEMEEEMNKQQAGLGIGGIASGFGPSRHVPGTVRRRPAPTQPTLPRLDSSHEEEAEAEAEAEAAASTSGERTKDDQMTTSGEDTLQGEDGIAEVEEEEEDSLSDAESFTLKDRQQAINQTHPFGIRIWKPALYKKSRSVQKTAEGDIHSSPGGRVNKWLIFFNIIWTLAFGWWLALAALTGAFVCFVFGAAPSAIAYGRVLLDLAGYLFYPFGKFVRLEQDEAYAHEDEGEGRTITEYEQWQSGDIEDGRLFFGPHHPRSIVGRSRRSIDSFGGSETDSLLGRSRRGTQREDSARPNKRRLFGRGQWNTGRVIFFLFFYGLITPLLFIASGICWFLVFWIPMGKVTMLLFDHLRRHPLALSFQSDSAYSRGSIPNSSILVCTYRAVGSKYWKYTVDGTNIFLINLMAVVLFVIFDYWVLLEMLDMKITITHPAFLFTMALLSIIPLAYFIGQAVASISAQSSMGLGAAINAFFSTLVEVFLYCIALNQGKGQLVEGSIIGSIFAGILFLPGLSMCFGAIKRKTQRFNVKSAGVTSTMLLFAVLAAFGPTLFYQIYGTHELNCLSCTDTYESTSRDCRRCYFSQSPALNDRFYLEAVRPYCWFAAVLLFLSYVIGLWFTLRTHAAVIWNNESEDKQKPEVNNTNPQQPSGGAPQTRAQRPAQAAADSRGNEIRDSQLYKRILGQSLKQAGINPKDGAPEDVNHNGSVQTPHLVPPKSAAGDSAKSDFHIPGFSEAQNTTFVREVAEMAATAATIAARDAARPPHRRASTHAHKLPPLRTAAVHTEPEEAVHAEAHATSGGHDAPNWSRMKSSVILCGATVLYALIAEILVNTVDVVLSNVAIDEKFLGITLFALVPNTTEFLNAISFAMNGNIALSMEIGSAYALQVCLLQIPALVLFSAINGQWLEGSELVDKSFSLIFPQWDMVTVILCVFLLSYMYGEGKSNYFKGSILLLSYLVVIVGFWFSGMTDLEAMGASRFDIMESGGSFKTIGRGKSGHAFQQ; from the exons ATGTCTCGAACTCCCGGCGAGCCTTCAGGATCTGGGAAAGATGCCCAAGATTCAACTCCAATTCCTTCCGGCATGTCAACTCCAACGAGTCCCACAGATACGCGGCATCCATTATCAAGATCTATCTCGCAACAAAATGATGGTCTGGCGGAAAGCTTTCAGTCCACGGACACAATACGACGGAGACCAGATAACGCTGGAGGATATG GAACCATTCAATCGACTCCTCAAACTCCGCAACTTGGCGACGGCCATAGAAATAGCGAATCGTCCATGACGGGCGAGCGACCTCAGCCTGTCAGTTTAGAATCTTCGCGGTCATTTCAACCAGCCAGGTCTCCTATGCTAGGACCTACCGATCGCGGTCGAGCAGGCCAACGACCAAAGAAACCTCCCTTGCCTCGTAGAGCTTCATCAAATGTACAAGCCCCTCATAGAGGGCAAGAATTCTCggtagatgatgatgtggctgagatggaagaagagatgaacaAGCAACAGGCCGGGCTTGGAATTGGAGGTATTGCATCCGGGTTTGGACCTTCGCGACATGTTCCTGGAACCGTGAGGAGACGGCCTGCTCCAACTCAACCAACTTTACCAAGACTAGATTCTTCCCACGAAGAAGAAGCGGAAGCGGAAGCGGAAGCTGAAGCGGCGGCCTCCACCAGTGGTGAAAGGACAAAAGATGACCAAATGACTACGTCGGGTGAAGATACTTTGCAGGGAGAAGATGGTATCGctgaggtggaggaggaagaagaagattcccTAAGTGATGCGGAAAGTTTTACACTCAAAGATCGTCAACAGGCAATAAACCAAACCCATCCTTTCGGTATAAGAATCTGGAAGCCTGCGCTGTATAAAAAGAGCCGTTCAGTTCAGAAGACAGCAGAAGGcgacattcattcatctcctGGTGGTCGCGTCAACAAGTGGCTGATCTTCTTTAACATTATCTGGACACTTGCTTTTGGCTGGTGGTTGGCACTTGCAGCATTGACTGGAGCATTCGTATGCTTCGTTTTCGGAGCAGCGCCAAGTGCTATTGCATATGGTCGCGTACTCTTGGATCTGGCTGGCTATCTTTTCTATCCTTTTGGAAAATTCGTTCGACTCGAACAAGACGAAGCTTATGCTCacgaagatgaaggagagggCCGTACCATCACGGAATATGAACAATGGCAAAGTGGAGATATCGAGGATGGGAGATTATTCTTTGGGCCTCATCATCCACGATCAATCGTGGGCCGATCAAGGAGAAGCATTGACTCATTTGGTGGTAGCGAGACAGACAGTTTGCTCGGTCGTTCAAGACGTGGTACTCAGCGAGAAGATTCAGCACGCCCCAATAAAAGAAGACTTTTTGGAAGGGGTCAGTGGAATACTGGACGAGTtatcttctttttattcttttatgGACTAATCACGCCGCTACTTTTTATCGCCTCTGGTATATGTTGGTTCCTTGTCTTTTGGATCCCCATGGGTAAGGTTACGATGCTACTATTTGACCATCTACGTCGACATCCCCTAGCTTTGTCTTTCCAATCAGATTCAGCCTATTCTCGTGGATCTATTCCAAATTCTTCGATCCTCGTTTGCACATACCGTGCAGTGGGCAGCAAGTACTGGAAATATACAGTTGATGGGACGAATATCTTCTTGATCAATCTGATGGCTGTCGTCTTATTCGTCATCTTTGACTATTGGGTTCTTCTAGAGATGCTTGATAtgaaaatcacaatcactCATCCGGCATTTTTGTTCACTATGGCCTTACTCTCCATTATACCTCTTGCCTACTTCATAGGACAAGCTGTAGCTTCTATTTCTGCTCAATCCTCCATGGGTCTTGGCGCTGCGATCAATGCTTTCTTCTCTACGCTGGTAGAGGTCTTTTTGTATTGCATCGCCTTGAATCAAGGTAAAGGGCAGCTTGTTGAAGGGAGTATCATCGGAAGTATTTTCGCTGGTATTTTGTTCTTACCTGGCTTATCCATGTGTTTTGGTGCCATCAAGAGGAAAACTCAACGTTTCAACGTTAAGTCTGCTGGTGTGACTTCGACAATGCTGCTCTTTGCTGTCCTTGCCGCATTTGGTCCTACTCTGTTCTATCAAATATATGGAACC CACGAACTCAACTGCCTCTCATGCACGGACACGTATGAGTCAACAAGTCGTGATTGTCGTCGTTGTTATTTTTCACAATCGCCAGCGTTGAACGACAGATTTTACCTCGAAGCTGTCCGCCCATACTGCTGGTTTGCTGCAGTACTCTTGTTTCTTTCATATGTCATTGGGCTATGGTTTACCCTTCGAACTCATGCGGCAGTCATATGGAATAATGAATCAGAAGATAAGCAAAAGCCAGAAGTCAATAACACTAATCCCCAACAACCTTCAGGCGGCGCTCCACAAACACGCGCGCAACGACCTGCTCAGGCTGCTGCCGATTCTCGTGGAAATGAAATTCGAGACTCTCAACTATATAAACGCATTCTTGGTCAGTCTTTGAAGCAAGCCGGCATCAACCCTAAGGACGGTGCTCCCGAAGACGTTAACCACAATGGTTCAGTACAGACGCCCCACTTAGTTCCACCCAAGAGTGCTGCAGGAGATAGTGCGAAATCCGATTTTCATATACCTGGATTCTCCGAGGCTCAAAATACGACATTTGTTCGCGAAGTCGCCGAAATGGCTGCAACCGCTGCCACAATTGCAGCTCGAGATGCAGCCAGACCACCTCATCGAAGGGCATCTACACATGCTCACAAACTTCCTCCTTTGAGAACAGCTGCTGTGCATACAGAGCCTGAAGAGGCTGTTCACGCAGAGGCTCATGCCACAAGTGGTGGCCATGATGCGCCAAATTGGAGCCGAATGAAGAGTTCAGTGATCTTGTGTGGTGCTACTGTTCTTTATGCTCTCATTGCAGAAATTTTAGTCAATACAGTCGATGTAGTTCTTTCAAATGTAGCGATTGACGAAAAGTTCCTTGGTATCACATTATTCGCACTCGTTCCGAATACAACCGAGTTTCTT AACGCCATTTCATTTGCAATGAATGGCAACATCGCATTGTCTATGGAGATCGGATCTGCTTATGCACTCCAAGTGTGTCTACTACAAATTCCGGCTCTGGTTTTGTTTAGTGCCATCAATGGCCAATGGTTAGAAGGTTCCGAGCTCGTCGATAAATCTTTCAGCCTCATATTTCCACAATGGGACATGGTGACGGTCATCCTTTGTGTATTCTTGCTCAGTTACATGTATGGCGAAGGAAAGAGCAACTACTTCAAAGgttctattcttcttcttagcTATCTAGTTGTCATCGTCGGCTTTTGGTTCTCGGGAATGACAGATCTCGAAGCTATGGGTGCAAGTCGTTTCGATATCATGGAATCAGGTGGCAGTTTCAAAACTATCGGGAGAGGCAAGTCAGGACATGCCTTTCAGCAATAA